The Aliivibrio salmonicida LFI1238 genome contains the following window.
AATCTCTAAACTCTTCTCCATTTAATCCATATTGATATTGTGGTGAGGCGAGAATGAAAAATTTGTCGTTAATATTATATTTTGCGTATATTGGGGTATTAATAAGGTTGGTGTCTTTATATAGATGATTGGATTCCCATGATTTTCCATAGGTTATTCCAGCATAGAGTTTTAATTTCTTATTAATAGGGATAACTTGCAGTAAACCAACCGTCGCATAATTTGAACTAAGGCCATCAATATGGTCGTCTTTACCTGAATCAATATAAATGCCAGTGCCTGTTTTTTTATTGGGAACAAAAATACGAGCGCGATAGGTTTCAAAGTTATTTGTTCCTTCTATTTTTCCCATTGCTGCCCAATTATGTTGACCGACAGAGAATTGCAGTGAGCCTCCAAGCCCTTTATCTCCGGCTTTAATATCGCCACCAGTGTAAACTGACATAGGATCAGACATATCAACGTCATCGTGATTTTGGACGGTCTCTTTTGCATTTGAGTAGAAGGGGGTGAGTGAGATAAGAAAAAAAGAAAGAGTGATGTATTTCATTAGAATCCTTAGTTTTAATAAGACAGATAAGAAAAGAGGAGCGGTTATGCTCCTCTTTGGGTTGTACTACGCTTATTTCACTGAGTTATCTGACATTCCAATGCCACCTGATTTTTGACGTGGTGGGAAGGCTTTCAGAGATTGCTTATATTCAACAATCGACTTTTGTATGGTTGGAACGATCCATGAGCGCTCTTTCATCCATAAGAACCAGCCATTGGTATCTATGCTTCGTTCAAATGGGTCGGCTTTAATGTCAAGAATAATACCAAGCGGCCATGCTTTTGCAGGTTCAGTCCATTCCGTTTTCGTTTTTAAATGAACTTTCCAGTCATCGACACGAACGGCATTTAAATCTTGCTCGTTATAGAAGAAAAACTCGTGGCGTTTACTCGGTCCTTTTTTGGTTAACATGTCCATTTGATTATAACCGTCTAAATGTACTTTATAATTGGTATCACCAATCTTAGCGCCTTCTAATAGGTCTTTTTTTACCGTCGTATCGCCCGTTGCTGCCGCCATTAGGGTTGGCAGCCAATCTTCAGAAGTCATAAATCCGCTGGTGTACTCGCCTTGAGGAATGTGTCCCGGCCAACTAATCAACATAGGTACTCTAAACGCACCATCCCATGTTGTTCCTTTTTGACCACGGAACTCTGCACTTCCCGCCATTGGCCAGTGATCAAGGTTAATACCATTATCAGCAGTAAACATAATGATGGTGTTGTCGGTCTCTCCAAGGGCATCAAGCTTATTCAGTAAGACCCCAATTTGGTCATCCAACTCTTTTAAAGCATCGAAGTATTCGGTGTGACCACTTGCCCCTAAATACTCGTCTTTTACGTGTATTTGTTGATGCATTCGTGATGGGTTGAACCACATAAAGAACGGCTTATCTGGTGTTTTCGCTTCATGATTGTCTAACCAATCTGTTGAGAATTTGACGAATTCGTCATCGATGGTTTTCATACGCTCAGATCCAAGAGATCCTTTATCTTCTATACGTTGCTTTCCGATTTCACCCCAGCGAGGTTGCACTGTTTTATCGTACTTATTGGTTGCAAAGCTGTGCACCATATTACGAGGTCGACCAACAAAGTTTGGATCTTTAGGGAAATTAGGTTGTTCTGGCATTTCCATTACATTGAGGTGATACAAGAACCCGTAGAATTCATCAAAGCCATGTACCGTAGGCAAGAATTTATTACGATCACCTAGGTGACTTTTTCCGACATGAATAGTGTCATATCCTTTTGCTTTTAACATTGTTGCAAGCGTAGGGTCTTCTTTTTGTAAGCCAATGTTTGAGCCTGGTTGACCTACCGTCGTTAACCCCGTTCTGAATGGGTATTGCCCCGTAATAAACGCGCTTCGACCGGCGGTTGAACTGCCTTGTGCGTAATAATCACTGACCATCATGCCACGCTTGGCAATTCGGTCAATATTAGGGGTTTCAATGGCTCCTAAACCACGGTGATAAGCTGAAATGTCCATAGGGCTAACATCATCTACCATTATGGTGATGATGTTAGGTTGGGTTTGAGCCGCATGAGCGCCAAAGGACGTAATCGCGAGGGCTAGGGCTGTTTTTGCGATGGTTTTTGTTTTCATGTAAAAGTACCTGTAAATAGAAAGCGGTTAAGGCAAAAAGTAATGAACTCGATAGTCGTTAACTCTATTTTATTGGATTGATAGGTGGCACTGTCCACGTCATATCGAGAATGTCTTGTGATGGAATATATAAACGTGTAATTGCATAGAAATTGCCTTTTGATGTTGGTAGCCAATTTGCAATGTCTTTACTGTTACTGGGTTTTTTATGGGACAACATTAAGTCAAAAGAGCCGTCTTTGTTTTTCTGAATCGGCGTTTGATCATTAATATTAAAACGATGTATTTGGTTACCGATTAACATTTTAGTTTTTGCGTCGTACACGGTGACAGACCAAAATGAATCTACTGGAGGCGCAGTGGTAAAATACATCGTGTATTGATTTTCACCAGATAACAATTTGCCTTTTGAATCTGTGTAGGTAATTGGATACATGGCTTCTTTCGCGCCTTGCCCACCTAAATACGGGTGTGATATTAACGAACGAAGTGCATTATCGTCGCCGAATTGGTCAAGAACAAAAGAGTAATACCAACCATCTTTCATTTTTAGGGTGACGGGGTTTGAGCTTTGAGCTGCGACTATTTGTTGGCCATCTTTAACGGCTTTTTCAAGTTGGACTTTCATTGCCGGCGTCAGTCTTGAGCGGTCAAACCCATCGTTAGTTAAACCAATTTTTTTGAATTGGCCTAATAAGGCTTGCTGACGTTCAGGGAGCGGATTGGCTTTTAAGCCAGCACCAAGCTCTTCATAAAAACGAAGTGGGTCGTCGGCTTTTCCTACTCTAGGAGACAATGCAGGCCAAATGAAGGTACTTGTATCATGCGATAAGTATTTACTTAGTGGTGTCAACCTATATTGGTCTTGTATTGCATGAACAGCAGGATAGTCTTTTTCACCAAATACTTGGGTGCGGCCCCATAACCAGACTTTTGTTGTGGGCGCTTTTACTACCGTCATGCCTTTAGGGGCTTCGCCTTGCCAATTGGGTGGCACTATCATGACTTCTTTGGCCGATTCTCCCGTTGCACGTGTACCCACATATTGA
Protein-coding sequences here:
- a CDS encoding sulfatase-like hydrolase/transferase, which produces MKTKTIAKTALALAITSFGAHAAQTQPNIITIMVDDVSPMDISAYHRGLGAIETPNIDRIAKRGMMVSDYYAQGSSTAGRSAFITGQYPFRTGLTTVGQPGSNIGLQKEDPTLATMLKAKGYDTIHVGKSHLGDRNKFLPTVHGFDEFYGFLYHLNVMEMPEQPNFPKDPNFVGRPRNMVHSFATNKYDKTVQPRWGEIGKQRIEDKGSLGSERMKTIDDEFVKFSTDWLDNHEAKTPDKPFFMWFNPSRMHQQIHVKDEYLGASGHTEYFDALKELDDQIGVLLNKLDALGETDNTIIMFTADNGINLDHWPMAGSAEFRGQKGTTWDGAFRVPMLISWPGHIPQGEYTSGFMTSEDWLPTLMAAATGDTTVKKDLLEGAKIGDTNYKVHLDGYNQMDMLTKKGPSKRHEFFFYNEQDLNAVRVDDWKVHLKTKTEWTEPAKAWPLGIILDIKADPFERSIDTNGWFLWMKERSWIVPTIQKSIVEYKQSLKAFPPRQKSGGIGMSDNSVK
- a CDS encoding DUF1254 domain-containing protein, whose protein sequence is MGTRATGESAKEVMIVPPNWQGEAPKGMTVVKAPTTKVWLWGRTQVFGEKDYPAVHAIQDQYRLTPLSKYLSHDTSTFIWPALSPRVGKADDPLRFYEELGAGLKANPLPERQQALLGQFKKIGLTNDGFDRSRLTPAMKVQLEKAVKDGQQIVAAQSSNPVTLKMKDGWYYSFVLDQFGDDNALRSLISHPYLGGQGAKEAMYPITYTDSKGKLLSGENQYTMYFTTAPPVDSFWSVTVYDAKTKMLIGNQIHRFNINDQTPIQKNKDGSFDLMLSHKKPSNSKDIANWLPTSKGNFYAITRLYIPSQDILDMTWTVPPINPIK